From one Dermacentor andersoni chromosome 1, qqDerAnde1_hic_scaffold, whole genome shotgun sequence genomic stretch:
- the LOC126518624 gene encoding glutathione S-transferase 2-like translates to MVATLYSVPASTSCIFVRSLARHIGFDLTVKHLDFTKNEHLAEDYLKLNPFHKVPTLDDGGFVVYESTAIAYYMLRKHAPECDLYPRSIELRTRVDQVLATVATTIQPKHFSFLRDTFCENLKPTEGNMAAYEEGVLKRLELLIGAGPFSLGDTLTLGDLFIVANLAVALNTAADPVKFPTLVDYYERVKVALPYFEEICEPAIAFIKERWAQLK, encoded by the exons ATGGTTGCTACTCTCTACAGCGTTCCCGCAAGTACTTCTTGCATCTTCGTGCGCTCACTAGCAAGGCACATTGGCTTCGATCTAACTGTCAAACACCTGGACTTCACTAAGAACGAGCACCTCGCTGAGGATTACCTGAAG CTTAACCCCTTTCACAAGGTACCCACCCTCGACGATGGAGGCTTCGTCGTTTACGAGAG CACCGCCATCGCCTACTACATGCTGCGCAAGCACGCCCCTGAGTGTGACTTGTACCCCAGAAGCATTGAACTGCGAACTCGTGTTGACCAAGTTCTCGCCACCGTCGCCACCACCATTCAGCCCAAGCATTTCAGCTTCCTC CGTGATACCTTCTGTGAAAACCTCAAGCCGACTGAAGGAAACATGGCTGCTTACGAGGAAGGCGTTCTAAAAAGGCTGGAGCTCCTCATTGGTGCAGGACCGTTCTCTCTAGGTGACACACTCACATTAGGCGATCTCTTCATCGTGGCCAATCTGGCTGTGGCTCTG AATACTGCAGCGGACCCTGTGAAGTTCCCGACTCTTGTCGACTACTACGAGCGCGTCAAGGTAGCCCTTCCGTACTTCGAAGAAATTTGCGAGCCTGCCATCGCTTTCATCAAGGAGCGTTGGGCTCAACTGAAGTAA